A genomic region of Pyrus communis chromosome 14, drPyrComm1.1, whole genome shotgun sequence contains the following coding sequences:
- the LOC137714410 gene encoding uncharacterized protein, giving the protein MENLEKLDFAALDITGKNYLTWVLDTKIHLEAGNLGDTIREENSSSSQDRTKAMIFICRHLDEGLKSEYLTVEDPITSQMKLCGDTITEEDMLEKTFSTFHASNVLLQQQYRARSFTEYNKLISVLLAAEQNNELLMKNHQSRPTGFAPFPEMNAASFEVNVTSSSGDNHKRGRGHKRSQWNRKGKNHGGQFHNQIPRQNSGPSFKNGNRHKGKARMNNAPRNSDRACHRCGGDGHWARTCRTPKHLVDLYQVALKENGVKTNFLDQARPMDIPDPVCDL; this is encoded by the exons atggagaaCTTGGAAAAACTTGATTTTGCTGCCCTGGACATTACTGGGAAGAATTATCTTACCTGGGTACTagataccaagatccatctggaagcagggaatcttggagataccatTAGGGAAGAAAACAGCTCGTCCTCTCAAGATCGGACAaaggccatgatctttattTGTCGCCATCTTGATGAGGGACTAAAAAGCGAGtacttaacggttgaagatcc aattacctctcagatgaagctctgtggggataccattactgaggaagatatgttggaaaagactttcagcacatttcatgcctctaacgtgctcctgcagcagcagtatagagcgcGAAGCTTCACTGAATACAACAAGCTGATATCTGTGCTTTTGGCagctgaacaaaacaatgagctcttgatgaaaaatcatcagtccCGACCTACTGGATTTGCACCATTCCCAGAAATGAATGCTGCTTCCTTCGAAGTGAACGTCACATCCTCTAGTggtgataatcataaacgaggacgtGGCCATAAGCGAAGCCAGTGGAACAGGAAAGGCAAGAATCATGGTGGTCAGTTTCACAACCAGATTCCAAGGCAAAATTCAGGCCCAAGCTTTAAAAATGGAAATCGTCACAAAGGCAAAGCTCGTATGAACAATGCTCCTAGAAACTCTGATCGAGcctgccataggtgtggtggcgATGGGCACTGGGCGCGTACctgtcgtaccccaaaacatcttgTGGATCTATATCAAGTCGCCCTCAAGGAGAATGGTGTCAAGACTAATTTCCTCGACCAAGctagaccaatggatatacctgatccagtgtGCGACTTATGA